A section of the Sphaerobacter thermophilus DSM 20745 genome encodes:
- a CDS encoding long-chain fatty acid--CoA ligase produces the protein MTVDGLMMNYPLVLPAIMRRAEALYGDKEIVSRLPDKSYHRYTYADMIRRAKQLAVALQRLGIQPGDRVATLAWNHYQHLEAYFGIPAFGGVLHTLNLRLPPQDLIYVANHAEDRVILVDESLLPLFQKIRPQLNVEHVVVISNEGNEHEGTIGYEQLLASADPSEYREPNLDENQAAAMCYTSGTTGRPKGVVYSHRAIVMHCFGCLFPDAISLRETDVVTPVVPMFHVNAWGLPFTCTMVGAKQVFPGPHLDPVSLAELFQAERVTVTAGVPTIWLGLLQLLDSNPGAYDLSSMRAMLIGGQAAPEGMIRGFRERHNLHVVHGWGMTETTPVGTLAYVPSQALDAPMDEQYYYLTKQGRPLPLIEIRARGEHGLVPWDGKTMGELEIRGPWVARAYYNDPEGDTQFTEDGWFRTGDIVTIDPLGYVQITDRVKDVIKSGGEWISSVALENALMAHPAVAEAAVVAVPHPKWLERPAAVVVLKEGQTATEEELRAHLADQFPKWWLPDYIVFGTEIPRTSTGKFLKSALREQLREQLRDQLAAAEAEQT, from the coding sequence ATGACCGTGGACGGCTTGATGATGAACTACCCTCTGGTCCTGCCCGCCATCATGCGCCGGGCCGAAGCGCTGTACGGCGATAAGGAGATCGTCTCCCGGCTGCCGGATAAGAGCTACCACCGCTACACCTACGCCGACATGATCCGGCGCGCCAAGCAACTCGCGGTGGCGCTGCAGCGGCTCGGCATCCAGCCGGGTGATCGGGTCGCCACTCTGGCCTGGAACCACTACCAGCACCTCGAAGCGTACTTCGGCATCCCGGCCTTCGGTGGCGTGCTCCATACCCTCAACCTCCGGCTACCCCCGCAGGACTTGATCTACGTCGCCAACCACGCCGAGGACCGCGTCATCCTGGTGGACGAGTCGCTGCTCCCGCTGTTCCAGAAGATCCGCCCGCAGCTCAACGTCGAGCACGTTGTCGTCATCTCCAACGAGGGTAATGAGCATGAGGGGACGATCGGCTACGAGCAGCTGCTGGCATCGGCCGATCCGAGCGAGTACCGCGAGCCCAACCTGGACGAAAACCAGGCAGCGGCCATGTGCTACACCTCCGGCACCACGGGGCGGCCAAAGGGGGTGGTCTACTCCCACCGCGCAATCGTGATGCACTGTTTCGGCTGCCTCTTCCCCGACGCGATCAGCCTGCGCGAGACGGACGTGGTCACGCCGGTGGTGCCGATGTTCCATGTCAACGCCTGGGGCCTGCCCTTCACCTGCACCATGGTCGGCGCCAAGCAGGTCTTCCCCGGTCCGCACCTCGACCCGGTTAGCCTGGCTGAGCTCTTCCAGGCCGAGCGCGTGACGGTCACTGCCGGGGTACCGACCATCTGGTTGGGCCTGCTGCAGTTGCTCGACAGCAATCCCGGCGCCTACGACCTCTCCAGCATGCGGGCCATGCTCATCGGTGGGCAGGCGGCGCCGGAGGGGATGATCCGCGGCTTCCGGGAACGGCATAACCTGCACGTCGTCCACGGCTGGGGCATGACCGAAACCACCCCGGTCGGGACGCTGGCCTACGTTCCCAGCCAGGCACTCGACGCGCCGATGGACGAGCAGTACTACTACCTGACCAAGCAGGGCCGTCCGCTGCCGCTGATCGAGATCCGCGCCCGTGGGGAGCATGGCCTCGTTCCCTGGGATGGAAAGACCATGGGCGAGCTGGAGATCCGTGGCCCGTGGGTCGCTCGCGCCTACTACAACGATCCGGAGGGCGATACCCAGTTCACCGAGGACGGCTGGTTCCGCACCGGCGACATCGTGACCATCGACCCGCTGGGCTACGTCCAGATCACCGACCGGGTGAAAGACGTGATCAAGTCGGGCGGGGAGTGGATTAGCTCGGTGGCGCTGGAGAACGCGCTGATGGCCCACCCTGCTGTGGCCGAGGCGGCTGTCGTGGCCGTGCCGCACCCGAAGTGGCTGGAGCGGCCCGCGGCCGTGGTGGTCCTCAAGGAGGGCCAGACCGCGACCGAGGAGGAACTGCGGGCCCACCTGGCTGACCAGTTCCCGAAGTGGTGGCTCCCGGACTACATCGTCTTCGGCACCGAGATCCCGCGCACCTCGACCGGCAAGTTCCTCAAGTCGGCGCTGCGCGAGCAACTCCGCGAGCAGCTTCGCGATCAGCTCGCTGCTGCCGAAGCCGAGCAGACCTGA